A genomic window from Peromyscus maniculatus bairdii isolate BWxNUB_F1_BW_parent chromosome 1, HU_Pman_BW_mat_3.1, whole genome shotgun sequence includes:
- the Usp35 gene encoding ubiquitin carboxyl-terminal hydrolase 35 — translation MDKILEAVVTSSYPASVKQGLVRRVLEAARQPLEREQCLALLALGARLYVGGAEELPRRVGCQLLHVAGRHHPDVFAEFFSARRVLRLLQGGAGPPGARALACVQLGLQLLPDGPAADEVFALLRREVLRTVCERPGPATCAQVARLLARHPRCVPDGAHRLLFCQQLVRCLGRFRCPAEGEEGAVEFLEQAQQVSGLLAQLWRAQPAAILPCLKELFAVISCTEEEPPSSALASVVQHLPLELMDGVVRNLSNDDSVTDSQMLTAISRMIDWVSWPLGKNIDKWIIALLKGLAAVKKFSILIEVSLAKIEKVFSKLLYPIVRGAALSVLKYMLLTFQHSHEAFHLLLPHIPPMVASLVKEDSNSGTSCLEQLAELVHCMVFRFPGFPDLYEPVMEAIKDLHIPNEDRIKQLLGQDAWTSQKSELAGFYPRLMAKSDTGKIGLINLGNTCYVNSVLQALFMASDFRHCVLRLTENNSQPLMTKLQWLFAFLEHSQRPAISPENFLSASWTPWFSPGTQQDCSEYLKYLLDRLHEEEKTGTRICQKLKQSSLPSPPEELPSSSATSVEKMFGGKIVTRICCLHCLNVSSREEAFTDLSLAFPPPERCRHRRLGSVMLPTEDVRAQELAPAPRAPGAPRQRKHCITGDAPCTGLDIEGLGIISTGGQSGQEEKLEREQAGKEKEAAEEEEKEEEGAREEEKEEGEEKKKEDEKEKEAENGKEDGDSLGPGTPRDAAVPPREQVCGPEGSRSVLDLVNYFLSPERLTAENRYYCESCASLQDAEKVVELSQGPRYLILTLLRFSFDLRTMRRRKILDDVTIPLLLRLPLAGGQGQAYDLCSVVVHSGVSSESGHYYCYAREGAARPTPVLGSTDRPEPENQWYLFNDTRVSFSSFESVSNVTSFFPKDTAYVLFYRQRPREGPEAEPGSPRVRAEPTLHKDLMEAISKDNVLYLQEQEKEARSRAAYISTLPAPHWGRGFDEDKDEDEGSPGGCNPAGGSGDFHRLVF, via the exons ATGGACAAGATCCTGGAGGCCGTGGTGACTTCGTCCTACCCTGCGAGCGTGAAGCAAGGGCTGGTGCGGCGCGTGCTGGAGGCGGCGCGGCAGCCCCTGGAGCGGGAGCAGTGCCTGGCGCTGCTGGCCCTGGGCGCGCGCCTCTATGTGGGTGGCGCGGAGGAGCTGCCGCGCCGCGTGGGCTGCCAGCTGCTGCACGTGGCGGGGCGCCACCACCCCGACGTCTTCGCCGAGTTCTTCAGCGCGCGCCGCGTGCTGCGCCTGCTGCAGGGCGGCGCGGGGCCCCCGGGGGCGCGCGCGCTGGCTTGCGTACAGCTggggctgcagctgctgccagaCGGGCCCGCGGCCGACGAGGTGTTCGCGCTGCTGCGGCGCGAGGTGCTGCGCACCGTGTGCGAGCGTCCCGGGCCCGCCACCTGCGCGCAGGTCGCCCGGTTGCTGGCGCGCCACCCGCGCTGCGTACCCGACGGCGCGCACCGCCTGCTCTTCTGCCAGCAGCTGGTGCGCTGCCTGGGCCGCTTCCGCTGCCCAGCCGAGGGCGAGGAGGGCGCCGTGGAGTTCCTGGAGCAGGCCCAGCAGGTTAGCGGGCTCCTAGCTCAGCTCTGGCGAGCCCAGCCCGCCGCCATCCTGCCCTGCCTCAAGGAGCTGTTCGCGGTCATCTCCTGCACAG AGGAGGAGCCGCCGTCCAGCGCCTTGGCCAGTGTGGTCCAGCACCTCCCACTGGAGCTCATGGATGGGGTGGTCCGCAACCTCAGCAATGATGACAGTGTGACAGATTCCCAGATGCTGACTGCCATTAGCAG GATGATCGACTGGGTGTCCTGGCCCCTGGGGAAGAACATTGACAAGTGGATCATTGCCCTTCTCAAGGGTCTGGCTGCCGTTAAGAAGTTCAGCATCTTGATCGAGGTTTCGCTCGCCAAAATTGAGAAG GTCTTCTCTAAGCTCCTGTACCCCATCGTTCGGGGGGCCGCCCTGTCTGTCCTCAAGTACATGCTCCTGACTTTCCAGCACTCCCACGAGGCCTTCCACCTG CTTCTCCCTCACATTCCTCCCATGGTGGCCTCTCTGGTGAAGGAGGACTCGAACTCTGGGACCAGCTGTCTGGAGCAGCTGGCAGAGCTGGTGCACTGCATGGTGTTTCGGTTCCCAGGCTTCCCAGACCTGTATGAGCCTGTCATGGAAGCCATTAAG GACCTCCACATTCCCAATGAGGACCGAATTAAGCAGCTGCTGGGGCAGGATGCCTGGACCTCACAGAAGAGCGAACTGGCTGGCTTCTATCCTCGGCTCATGGCCAAGTCTGACACGGGCAAGATTGGCTTAATCAACTTGGGTAACACATGCTACGTGAACAGTGTCCTTCAGGCCTTATTCATGGCTTCCGA CTTTCGACACTGCGTGCTCCGCCTGACTGAGAACAACTCACAGCCCTTGATGACCAAGCTGCAGTGGCTCTTTGCTTTCCTGGAGCACAGTCAG AGgccagccatctctcctgagaACTTCCTCTCTGCGTCCTGGACACCATGGTTCAGCCCTGGGACCCAGCAGGACTGTTCAGAGTATCTGAAGTACCTGCTGGATCG GCTTCATGAAGAGGAAAAAACCGGGACGAGGATCTGCCAGAAGCTCAAGCAGTCCAGCTTGCCCTCCCCACCGGAAGAACTCCCTAGCTCCAGCGCAACATCTGTGGAAAAAATGTTCGGAGGCAAGATCGTGACTCGGATATGCTGTCTCCACTGCCTCAACGTTTCCTCCCGGGAGGAGGCCTTCACAGACCTCTCTCTGGCCTTCCCTCCTCCCGAGCGATGTCGCCACCGCCGCCTGGGCTCCGTGATGCTCCCAACAGAGGATGTGCGAGCCCAGGAGCTGGCACCGGCTCCCAGAGCTCCAGGGGCACCGAGGCAGAGGAAGCACTGCATCACAGGAGATGCTCCCTGCACTGGACTAGACATAGAGGGTCTGGGCATCATCAGCACTGGTGGACAGAGTGGGCAGGAGGAGAAGCTGGAGAGGGAGCAGGCcgggaaggagaaggaggcagcagaggaggaggagaaggaggaggaaggagcaagggaagaggagaaggaggagggggaagagaagaagaaggaggatgaaaaggaaaaggaagctgAGAATGGCAAGGAGGATGGCGACAGCTTGGGACCAGGGACCCCTAGGGATGCTGCCGTCCCACCCAGGGAGCAGGTCTGTGGTCCCGAGGGCTCCCGCTCTGTGCTAGACCTGGTCAACTACTTCCTGTCCCCTGAGAGGCTGACAGCCGAGAACCGTTACTACTGTGAGTCATGCGCCTCCCTGCAGGATGCAGAGAAGGTGGTGGAGCTGAGCCAGGGTCCACGCTACCTCATCCTCACACTACTGCGCTTCTCCTTCGACCTGCGTACCATGCGGCGCCGCAAGATCCTGGACGATGTCACCATCCCCCTCTTGCTGCGCCTGCCACTGGCCGGGGGGCAGGGACAGGCTTATGACCTCtgtagtgtggtggtgcactctggAGTGTCCTCAGAGAGTGGCCACTATTACTGCTACGCCCGTGAGGGTGCTGCCCGGCCGACCCCTGTCCTGGGATCCACAGACAGGCCTGAGCCTGAGAACCAGTGGTACCTGTTCAACGACACCCGGGTGTCCTTCTCGTCCTTCGAGTCGGTCAGCAACGTCACCTCCTTTTTCCCTAAGGACACTGCCTATGTGCTCTTCTACCGCCAGCGGCCCAGGGAAGGGCCTGAGGCTGAGCCTGGCTCTCCCAGAGTCCGAGCAGAGCCCACCCTCCACAAGGACCTGATGGAGGCCATTTCCAAAGACAATGTCCTCTACCTGCAG gagcaggagaaggaggccCGGAGCAGGGCAGCTTATATCTCCACACTCCCTGCTCCACACTGGGGTAGGGGCTTCGATGAAGACAAAGACGAAGATGAAGGCTCCCCAGGGGGCTGCAATCCGGCTGGTGGCAGTGGTGACTTCCACAGACTGGTCTTCTAA